CTCGCCTCGGGCAAGGTCAGGCGCGCCCCATCCAGCACACCGTCCCCGCACAGCGTGCGCAGCGTCAGGGCGGCCAAGGCCTTGGCCGCCACGGCCATGGCCCGCTCGTCGATGTCAAAGCGCGGGTGGTGATGCGGATAGGACGCCCCCACCTGCGGATTGCCCGCCCCGGTAAAGAAGAAGGTGCCGGGGACCTTCTGTAAATAGTAGGCGAAGTCTTCGCCGCCCATGATCGGGTCCATGCGCACGAGCCGGTTGGCGTTATAGACCTGCGAGAGGGTGTCGACCAGCAGGCGCGTCTCCCGTTCATGGTTGACCAGTGCCGGATACCCGCGCGTGTACGTGTAGCTATAGCGGGCGCTGGCCGCCGCGCAGACGCCTTGCACCACCCGCTCGATCTCCCGTTCCAGGAGATTGCGCACGCCCTCATCAAAAGAACGCGCCGTGCCCTCCAGAACGGCCTGCTCGGCGATGACGTTGAAGGCCGACCCGGCGTGGAACGACCCCACCGTCACCACCGCCGGCTGCACCGGATCGACCCGTCGCGCCACCACCTGCTGCAGCATGCTCACCAGCTGGGCACCGACGGCGATGGCGTCCACCGTCTCATGGGGGGCCGCCCCATGGCCGCCGCGCCCCTGCACCACGATGCGGAAAGCGTCGGCCGCCGCCATCATGGGGCCTTCCCGGTAGCCGATCGTTCCGAGGGGCAGGCCGCTCCACACGTGGGTGCCGAAGATGACGTCGACGCCCTCCAGACAGCCGTCTTCGATCATCGCCTTGGCCCCGCC
The sequence above is drawn from the Calditerricola satsumensis genome and encodes:
- a CDS encoding amidohydrolase; this encodes MLQTVFRHLDRLYPDMVAWRRHFHMHPELSFQEVETPKRIAELQRSFGLAVREGVGGRGVVAVLEGAAPGPTVALRADFDALPIQDEKEVPYRSQVPGVMHAYGHDAHTAILLGVARALSAVRNQLPGRVVFIHQFAEEVTPGGAKAMIEDGCLEGVDVIFGTHVWSGLPLGTIGYREGPMMAAADAFRIVVQGRGGHGAAPHETVDAIAVGAQLVSMLQQVVARRVDPVQPAVVTVGSFHAGSAFNVIAEQAVLEGTARSFDEGVRNLLEREIERVVQGVCAAASARYSYTYTRGYPALVNHERETRLLVDTLSQVYNANRLVRMDPIMGGEDFAYYLQKVPGTFFFTGAGNPQVGASYPHHHPRFDIDERAMAVAAKALAALTLRTLCGDGVLDGARLTLPEASQPVIA